A region from the Desulfosoma sp. genome encodes:
- the smpB gene encoding SsrA-binding protein SmpB yields MKKPSSAPNGIKIVCQNKKAFHDYEIIETVEAGMVLTGTEVKSLREGRANLKDSYARIKKGEIWIHDFHISPYPHASYNNHEPERTRKLLLHRREIRRLAGKTQEKGLTLVPLKVYFSKGKAKVEIALARGKKDYDKRERIKEKEEAREMDRLRKKYNIAS; encoded by the coding sequence ATGAAGAAGCCATCTAGTGCTCCAAACGGCATCAAGATCGTCTGCCAAAATAAAAAGGCTTTTCACGACTATGAAATTATCGAAACCGTGGAGGCCGGAATGGTCCTTACGGGCACCGAAGTGAAATCGCTTCGAGAAGGACGAGCTAACCTTAAGGATAGCTACGCTAGGATCAAAAAGGGCGAAATCTGGATCCATGATTTTCATATCAGCCCCTACCCTCATGCCTCCTACAACAACCACGAACCTGAAAGAACGCGAAAACTGCTTTTGCATCGGCGGGAAATTCGTCGCCTTGCCGGAAAGACTCAGGAAAAGGGCCTGACACTTGTGCCTTTGAAAGTCTATTTCTCAAAGGGCAAGGCTAAAGTGGAAATAGCCCTGGCCCGCGGCAAGAAAGACTACGACAAGAGAGAGCGCATCAAGGAAAAAGAAGAGGCTCGAGAGATGGACCGGCTGCGTAAGAAGTACAACATCGCGTCCTGA